From a region of the Nitrospiraceae bacterium genome:
- a CDS encoding 2-oxo acid dehydrogenase subunit E2 yields the protein MATEIIMPQLGESIAEGTVVKWLFPVGDLVQKDQPLLEVETEKVTLEIPSPATGRLTEVLVKQGATVPVGTLLARIDSAPPSEVINRVGGVVVRQAAGMTGSPEHHSPAVRQLAKEHGVDLAQLKGSGTGGRVTKKDVLDFVAAHASSTDQSRPSPPKAADDEVLPLTPMRRTIAERMVNSRHTAAHVTTVFEADFSHVAKVRDGHSLTYLPFVIRAVGQSLHDVPLLNSSWRDDGIILKKDIHVGIATALDDGLLVPVVRHADRKGVKELADAVADLAERARSKQLQPDETQGGTFTITNHGGFGSLFSAPIIHQPQIAILGVGAIQKRAVVINDAIAIRPMGYLSLSFDHRVIDGATADRFMAKVKTRLEQSDWEKQL from the coding sequence ATGGCGACCGAAATCATCATGCCTCAGCTTGGAGAAAGCATCGCCGAAGGCACCGTCGTCAAATGGCTGTTCCCGGTGGGAGACCTCGTCCAGAAAGACCAGCCGCTGCTCGAGGTGGAAACCGAAAAGGTGACGCTGGAGATTCCCTCACCGGCGACGGGCCGATTGACCGAGGTCCTGGTGAAACAGGGAGCCACCGTTCCGGTCGGCACTCTGCTGGCACGGATCGACAGCGCCCCCCCGAGCGAGGTGATCAACCGGGTCGGTGGCGTCGTGGTCCGTCAAGCGGCAGGGATGACTGGAAGCCCTGAACACCACTCACCGGCTGTTCGCCAGTTGGCAAAGGAACATGGGGTGGACCTCGCTCAGCTAAAGGGAAGCGGGACCGGCGGACGAGTCACCAAGAAAGATGTGCTGGATTTCGTCGCCGCTCATGCATCTTCGACCGATCAAAGCCGACCCTCGCCACCGAAGGCAGCCGACGACGAAGTCCTGCCTTTGACGCCCATGCGAAGGACGATCGCCGAACGAATGGTGAACAGTCGTCACACGGCAGCCCACGTAACCACGGTGTTCGAAGCCGACTTCTCGCACGTCGCGAAGGTCCGAGACGGGCACAGCTTGACGTACCTGCCTTTCGTCATTCGAGCCGTGGGCCAAAGCCTCCACGACGTGCCGCTCCTGAACTCCTCATGGAGAGACGACGGTATCATCCTCAAAAAGGACATCCATGTCGGAATCGCGACGGCCTTGGACGACGGACTGCTGGTGCCGGTAGTCAGACATGCAGACCGCAAGGGGGTGAAAGAACTGGCGGATGCCGTGGCGGATCTGGCGGAACGGGCGCGGTCCAAACAGTTGCAGCCAGACGAAACGCAGGGAGGGACCTTCACGATCACCAATCACGGAGGGTTCGGCAGTCTTTTCAGCGCACCGATCATCCACCAACCACAGATCGCCATCCTCGGGGTCGGCGCCATCCAGAAGCGGGCCGTGGTAATCAATGACGCCATCGCGATCAGACCGATGGGATACTTGAGCCTATCCTTCGATCATCGTGTGATCGACGGTGCGACGGCCGACCGGTTCATGGCCAAGGTCAAAACACGTCTTGAGCAGAGCGATTGGGAGAAGCAGCTGTGA